The sequence gataaataagTAAGATATAAAATACAAGTCCCACTCAGCTGAGAGACAATGAGCGCCACTTTCATGACATCCGTTGGATTGATCCAGCGGCACAGACAATGAATCTTAGTAACCCATTTTACAACCGTATTCCTTACTAACCTGGAAAGATGAACAGCCTCCGTTCTACCATCTTGTACGGTGGTACAGTACAAACATCTCTCTACTCCATCTTCATTTCTCTGTCTTGCTGTCCCTTTACGTCTCGCTCTTTCCACACACGTTCGTCCTTCACATGTTTGATTCTCAAAGGACAAATCTGTGTGGAAAGAGAGAGGTAGAAAGACAGCAAGAGAGGAATGAAGATAGAGGAGAGAGATGTTTGTACTGTTCCACTGTAGGAGATGGTAGAACGGAGGCTGTTGAGGTTTCTGGGTTAGTAAGGAATACGGGCTGTAAACTGGGTTGATAAGACTCTAAAAGTCTCTGCTGCTGGATCAATCCAATGGATGTCATGAAAGTGGCGCCCACTGTCCCTTAATTTTTGTCCCTCAGGTGAGGGGGATTGATATAAAATACCTTTAAAAGAGATGGGAGGACCAGTTTAACTCCTTGAGCACTAAGTTGGGACATCATTGCACGAGCTGCACACTCAGCACCTTCACGAACTGCAACAACTTGATCAGAGAACGAAACCAACAGTAGTGGCAACATTTGAATTACATACCTGCATCAAAAAGATGatgggggggagagagagagagagagagttcagAAGAATAATAAAGCCCATATGGACAATCACTTCTTTGTACATAACTGTTCACTTACGGTTCAAATAGTCGTCCAAGTGATTCGCAGAGACACTCAAATCCAAGCAAAGCTCCTTCACGACATTTTGCAGAACTCCTGTGATTCAAACGATATACAAAGATGAAAGGCTTGACTAGTATTTACACaaaggaaatattttttttttataaagaaaacaacaataaaatgcagaagaaacagaaagtgTAGAGGGATTGAGCCTTATCACTTGCAGTCTACTACCTCGCAATCTTTACTcttgaaatttgaagttaTTCCATTCAGACCAAACCACCAACACAGAATATGTATCATTCATTCAATGACTAATTAGTGTACCTGACctatatttcttctttttttatataaagatattaaATTCGCTTGTATTTCTTGGAATACTATGTTTAGCAATAACACTATCtaaatatcacaaaacataAGTTTCTACAACATATACATAAATACCAGTCAACTTCTTAAACCAGGGTTAGAAACCAACCTATCTACAAGACCTTCTTGTAGTAGAGTTACAATCCCATACTTCTTCAAGCAAGAAATACCAAATCCCTTGACCACCCCAGCAAGCCCAAAAGCAGCTCCTCGACGTTCCCCATATTTGTCACTCTTCATCAGTTTATCCAAAAGCCTTGAGACAAGAGCTGGTCCATCATCCTTGTAcaggaaaaagaataaaattagCTTTCATCTTAACGTCAATACGGTATCTATCAACGTAAACAATGTCATAAATCAATTTCTGGATGGGAAAACAAACTTGATTTAACAGGATAACTACTCTCATGTAAAGGTAAATCCGGTTTTACTTAACAGGGTCCCTTTTTTCAATAGTATTTTCATGGACTGCTTGCCAACACAAAAAAGCATGGGCAAGAAATGCAGTTCCATGGGCATTTAGTCTAATAACAATATACTTATCTATATAATTGTCTGTGTATTCAAATGTGTCCAAGGCTTGCATAAACAATTACTGAAATAAAAGCAAACAAGGGAAAGTGTTAAGACTTTAATTCATACTTGCTTTGATTGCATTAATGGAGATAGGCATGCTGAAACCGCCCGTTGAACAGCTTCTGATGGAGTGTTTAACACATCCAACAACTTCTCTACAACAGTATGAACTTTTGGATCATCCTGTTCCAGAGTACAGATATAAGCTAAACTAAATTCCGgaagggaaaagaaagaaataaagaaacagtAAATACAGCACCTTTGCCAAGTGTTTTGCCAATGCCCCGGTGAAAATAACAACTCCCTCACGAACCAAATCATATTTCTCTTCATCCGATGCCTACGAAAATTCTCAAGTTATGTcagataaattatgaagttcCTACAATAGCTTGGCATGGAAACAACAGTTCCAGCATTTACCACCAAAACAGACACGAATCGAAATCAAAGCTCCAAAAGTTCTGCCAACACCATCTCTATTTAGAAAAGGAGAATAACCTTTTTGTTTAAGTAGTTCTCAAAGATGGGAAATAGCAAAGAAACGTTATCCCTGCCATGCTTATCAATAATCATAATACCAGCAGTAATCATTCTTCCCCTAACATCAGCATTAGGATCTGCCTGCATATTGAGCAGCATTCACAAAGTGGTTAAAATCAACTACAACTCCTTTTCTAACAAGGATGAAACTGAAGAAAAGAATCTCTCTTTCCAATTGAATGCATAGCTCATGCTTTGGAAAGAACAACGATGTAAACTTTACCAGTGCTCTTGAAATCAGAAATGTCATAACAACAGGAAGGTCTTTCGTTCTGAGTACATCAGCAGAAGAATGTAATGCCAAGGCTACACCTTGTCGGCCCAGCCAACCAGCATCAACATTGTCCTCAGTCAAACCAGCATCACGGATATACACAGAAAATAAAGTAGAAAGAGATTCctgaataataataacaatacgCTTTTGAGATGGGTACAACAAAAATGCAAGTCAATGTAAGTTGACAGTTCAAAATCAGACAAACCTGTATAGTATCTGGACATTCATCCAAAGCAGCAGCTAATGCCTCCGCAGCAGCAAAACGAACATTATAATTGATATGGGAAAGTGCTTTGAAAAGGCCTGAATAGTCAGTCCCAAAGTCATACCCATAGCGATCCCATAAATCCTCTGCTGCTTCTGCAACTGACTGAATGAAaagcacaaaaaaaacaaagtaaatGAGCTATCTATATAAGAAAAATGAGGCCAAGGAGGATGGAGAAAATTTTGCAACTGTAAACTAAACTACAGCTAAATCTCCAAAATTCACACAACAAAGGCATTTCAAAGGTCAAAACTAAGGTCCCATTCCAAGGCTATATCATTTAGCCACGCACTTGCACACAAAACTTCAGCCATCAGATGGGACCCTATCCATCAGTCAAAGAAATAATTGGTGCACCAAACCTTTTCAGGGTCATGTAAAGCAACCCAAATGCTTGTAGCGACCTCAACGTTCTGAGGAAGAGAACGACTGGCAACAGCAGGAATACATTTGACAGCACTTAGGCAGGCCATTCTAACATGAACATCTTTCGCATAAACCCCATATAGAGCCTGAAGAAAGACATATTCATGAAGGATGAGTACTATGAAAGCACATCAATGAAACAATTGAACTAGAAATAGAAATAGCATACTGGTGCCACTTCATCTGGTCGCAGACCCAAACACAACTCATTCAACGCAGGTCCAACAGACGCTTGATAAGCAGGAACAACACCAAGAACATGATAAAGAACCTGAGAAAAGACAAAGTAAATAAATGAAAGGCAACAAATaacaatatattaaaatttgtgGAAAATTCATGTGAATTTGTGCCCAAGGAAAATCCAGTAACTGAAATCATTCGAAGCCTCGGAAGGGGTAATAGGGGGTCCATGTGCAAATAAAGAATCCGAAGCACATCATCGTGAAGTCCAGTCTTCTTAGAGCATAACAGAATTCGCTCCATTATCTGATAACATAAccatataaaagaaaagattagTCTAAGAGAAGCACCATTCAGCTGAATCCATAATATGGGAAAGCAGGAGAACTTACAGGGAAGACGAAGGTAAAAGAATCTACAGGAAGCGGTCCAGATTTACAAGATACAGAAAGGCCATTAATTATTCGCTCAAATAGACTCAAATACGGTTTTTCATTGGCTTCCGCTTCACCAACTGATGCAATCATATCACCCACAAGACGAACTTCTTCAGTCACAACTAAGCGCAAAGCTGTAGCAATGTCAAGGGCCCAATTACAGAGAGGTGGAGCAGTGCATCTAGCAAGTTTCACCACAGTTTCAAATGCCACATCATTGACTATTGGTGACCTTAGCAATGGATCAACATAGTTAACCTGATATTAGATGAAAGGTTAACAATTAAGCCATTACATCAGATCTTACACATTATCACAAAATTTGGTCTGAACAAAGTTCATAACAAATAGCCAATGAAATAAAGGGATAGAGGCAGTGAATTAATAGCAGCAAAGCAGAAAGTCAATcatcaaaaataacattattaAATTCTTTTGTTTGGTCAACATCAAGGAAGCGCCGGAGATCATATACCACAGAGATGGCAGCAAATCAGCAAGCCCAATTCTATACTATGGAAGATGGTAACTTAAGTACTTCCCCCTAAGACTGACTATAACTAAAATACTTTCATTTTGGTAGAAAATTTATCCCCTTCTGTATCACGTGCAGAAATTATATGCAATACAAGTAACAACACTCAAAGCAAACTTGCTTTTGAATGTCACTGAAAAAGAAGTTTTAAAGTGATGCACATCTAATTACTTTGGGAACATTTAACAGCAAACATCGTCAAAGAAACCTGataggaagaaaaattatGGTAAAAAGTCTTCATTCTGGATAGTAAACgtaaatttaaatattctgaaaaaagcaaaatcaaaatccatctaaaaaaaatggaaggaagAGATAACAAGCTGGAGAAAGACAACAAtccaaaaatagcaaaaagaTATTCAGAACATATATCCTAGAACATACCAGGGAAGGAAGCTGACTGTGAGCGAAAATAGGATTAGCAATGGCCATTTCCCCAAGTGCTTTAAGTATGGAAGATAGATTTTTCTGTATTTCTTGGACCTTCTCACGTATGGATGACTCCTCCCTAAGTTGTAACTCACGTGCCTCCTCTTTTGCAGTCCTTCCTTTATCTAGCCAATCAAAATTATTGTAATGCTactaataaattcataaagttcaaaaaaaaaaaaattaaaggaaaaacagATGCAACAATAACACACCAGGTTTCTTTGCAGACTTCCCAGTTTCCCTTTTACCTGTAGAACCGTTGGCTGGCTCTACTTTTGCAGAATGATTAGAACCACCATGGTCCTgggaacaaaaacaaatgcaacagccaaaataattgaagaataAGCTTCTAAAACAATTGGTCCAAAATGAATAAAAGAGAAACTGATTGGTACCGTGGCATCCTCATACATCCGAAAACGGCCCTTCGCTTGTTTCATGTTCTTAGCAGCGACAGACTCTGCAATATAGACACCTTGCTCACTGGAAAGCAAGCCTTCAGGAGTATGAAAAATCTGAAACAACAAagtggaaatttttttgaaacaagttacagaacaaaagaaaaacatttagTAAACTAATATATCCTAAACAATTTACAAAACGTAAACAGAGCACAGTTATCAGGAAAATTTAAATCTCCATAGATCctaaacaaattacaaaactaaTATATCCTAAACCCTGAAGAACTTACCTGAACATCATTTTCTGAAAGTGTATCATGTGAATAACGGTACGGAAGACTTTTCAAGTGCTGCCACAGAGAATGAGTTCCAGTAAGCATTCATTAATGTGATCTCAGCagcctaaataaataaacatccaTTGAAACTGAGATATACATAAGCAAATGACCTTTTCAAACTCTGCATAGGTTTCTCCAGGTGCTATGGACATCAAAGTGGATAAGGAGGAAATTGCTGCTTGCTGTTCAAATGAATTAGAGCTGGACAACCACATTGGTCCAAGTAGGGTCTGCACATGATAACCACTAAGGATTTAGTCACAAAATTCAATGCAAAAACACTACTTCAATATGCCTTGAATTAATAGAATACCTATCTAAACTTACAAGGTTACCTAGACAAAACTAATCTATATTGAAGAAAAGTCTAACACAGTAAATTCTACAAATCAGACTTCACCAAATTGAGGGATGATAGTCCTATTTAAGCAAACACAACCTCAACTAACCTATTCCTAGCTTGTATAGGTGCAGTATGTGACTTTTGGGGTTGATTAGCCTGGTCCGAAAGGAAGAATCCGACCTTTGGGAGTAAAGGAAGGCAGGCAATGGACTACTTGCTGGACCTAAATATCTGTCTGTAAGACAATTTTACAGGCTTTATTTCCATCAGGACCATGTCAAAATCCCAAACTAGTTCCTCTTAACTGACAATTGcaattttaaaaacattttgGGTTCAGATATAAACATATGGGTTTCaacttaacaaaaaaagatatggTTCCTAAGACTGTTATAATGGTTGGCAACCTCGCATCAATccttttaaagataaaaatactTCTTTAGCAGTCTACTGATCTCTCTACGCCTCTATACGGATGGTATTACCATGTACCAACAAAACACATAATATTTTAGCAAATAGTTTAAGTTCATGCATCTGTAGCTTATATTTGTAAAGCATATAAGCTTGACTGCAGTTTGTACGGTGTTTTTATCAAGCATATCAAGAAGTAGATCACCAAACACTAAAGCCGAACTTCATTTTCACCTTCCCTAGGTACCTTTTTCACATTGTATCAGACCATCAATTACAGATTCTGAGGCAGGATGTATTCAAGCAGCAAATTGATCTTATTTTATGATTCGTAACGAAAGATGATTAAACCCATCCatgaaaatgaacaaaaaaaccTCCAGAAGAACTAGTTGGTTTACCTTGCACAAATTCTCCACATCAGCCAAAATGTTGCTGATGACGTCAAAACCGCATGTATGCAAACATTTTTGCACCCTCTGTAAACAAAAGGAACCAATCCAATAAGATAAAAATGCTATTGTGATTTGATTGTGCCACAACAGCTTAAAATTAGCACATAGGAAGGCACACAACTCTATATGAACAGACATCTTTCACCTGTAAAAGATGGAGAGCAAGCATAATTGTCATGACTTgtcgtccaaaaaaaaaaaaaaaaggcaagacCCTTAGGAAGCTTACCCAACTCCTCACTTAACTTATACGGACGCAGTTACCATATGTGTGTAAAAGATAATGAGGCTGGCATGGAAGAAAAAGATTTACCCTCCAAACTGCATCTCTCTTTGCAGTTCCAACAATGTATGGATGATGTGCACAGAATAAAACTCGCATTGATGCCCTTGGAGCTGCAGGTAGAGCTGCTGATGATATCACAACCAAAGCCTTTACTGAAACCTCAACCGATGGAAGGAATGGAACTTGAGTGTCCAATGAATTATCTGTTTCactatataaataaaaaattaaatcccAGCCACCTGATCAGAGAGGATGTGAGAAACTATATGCAGACATGGGTGGGTACTTTATATGTACAAACCAATATACTTAAACCACCACAAGCATTTATATTTCATAATGTTATTAGTTAGATGCATATACAACTGAAAGGGGCAACTATCAACATTACCTAAAACTAAAGAAACTTAAGAAGAACAAATTGACCCTCTCCTTCAAATGCAGGTGCATGTGTCTTTTTACTTAAAAGAATGCTCAATGTCCAAGAACCTCAATGGGGAGAAATTAAAAGGGAAAGTGGTGTCTAGAAAAAATGAGATGTACCTTGAATTTGAAATACGAAGTTTCTCTGCAACTACAGACATGAAATTCGTGAATTCAACTAAAAGATATTCAGTTAATTGTGGAGCAGCAGGAACTATCCTTCTGGTAGCGTCATAAGTCATTCTTCGAACTTCCCAACATGGGTGGCATATGAAAAAGATAATCAACTGCAACATACTGATAACTAGTtactaacaaaacaaaattctttccTGAGAAAACAAAGTAGCACTTCTTGAATTTTTACCTGTGACAGTAATCTGAGTGAAAAGGAGTCCAGTACCCTGAAagtttaacagaaaaagtgTCAAATAAAGACCATAACAAATTCTCAACATAGGAAACTATTGATAGTCATATTTTGCAATGTGAATTAATAATAACCTCTGCAGATGTTCCACCAGCATCACTTCAAGAAGATCAACACATGCCATGCAATCTTCAGTCAACATTTTTGAAGCCTGTAGTGCAATACATATCTTTTGTCAGGGAATTCATAGataaaagtttttatttaaaaattatatacatatatatattttctaaaaacCAGCGAGCCCAAACTACCATGGATATTGGTACAAGCGAAGGCTCATTTTGAGATATCAAAGACCAGATCTTGTCCTTCACAACAGTCTCCTCTGGGAGTAAACAGAAAGAAATAAGGGAAAAGGGATGAAAGAGGCATTATGTTgaaataaacaacaaataaattttatattagtAGTAAAAACACtatatgataaataaaatGTCAAAATAATAGCCACCTGCTTTGATGTCAACAGCTGCAATCTTCACAACCAATAGCAAGGCATATATACCATCCAAACGCTGAGCTGCTTTCGTAAAACCAGTTTTGACAAGTTGGATGAGAGGTTCCAGTAATGACGATAtctgaagagaaaaaaattcaaatatcaccAAAGAGATGAAAGAAGTAGCCTGGTCAAGAACGAGTGAACCAAACCACAgccaaataaaatttaatcaaCCAGCTAACCCGGAAAACAGCATCTGTATTTTTGCATATGGCTCGTAGACAACGAAGATGCCCTCTTCTTAGAGCTTCCTTCTCCTTAAGACCAgatgagaaaaacaaaactacaTCTGATTGAATGGCATCAGCAGATCTTGCTGCCCACAAACCCAGAGCGGACAAAATTGCAAGCTTCACCTCCTCATTTCCTGGAAATTAGAACATCAGatagaaatataaataaataaggaagaaacatttttttaaaattgaaatactccATCACAAAGCTAAgcaaaaatttaaatccaCAAGAATAAAATGAACAGATTTGAGTACTCATACAAAAATAGGAGAAAGTGttcaataaaataatgtaaaagGACATATATATAAGACCACAAGTTCACATGTTACCCTCATCCTTGTAACACGATAAAAGGAAACTGCATAAGGTTTGTGACAGGCTGTTGAGATGTTTCCCATCTGGAGCATTACACATTTCTTGCAGTGCATTGATCATGCCAATTCTCTGGTAAGGAAATGTAAGTCTTCCCTCTGACCCTGTTCAAATTGAAACCTTGAGTTTAAAACTACCAAAACCAGACTTTAAAAACAACCTTGACTAAAGACTCTGAAAATGCATCATCCTGCAGGCTGCAGAAAACCAGAATGAAGAATATTGGGAACCACTTAAAAGGGGGGACTGGGCTTCCCttatttggattttaaaataaattgaatgagagagagagagagagagagagagagagagagagaggaacgaggaaagggaaagaaacttttagtaaatttaataaaattcattcCTTACCCATACACctacagaagaaaaagaagaaactaatAGGGATACAAtgataaaatcattaaaacaGGATTTTGttcccttcctttctcatTCCATTCGCTCTTCATTACTAATTTCCTTTCCATTCCATTCTTTTCAAAActcccaaaataataaaataatcaagaaCAAACCTCCAATTACAGATTTGACAGCATTGAACATTGCTTCTAAAGCATCTGGATTACTAGACTTTTGGCTCAAACATCGTATAATTGCCAGCGCCCCAACCCTTCTGCCTTCATCTGCATGCCGAGCCTGTGGCAATGCCACTGAAAGAATTTCGATCGCATACTTACTTAAATCAAGGTTGACTGAATTCAAGAGAATCCCAACAGATTCCAGTACAATCTCAGGGTTACGTTTCAGCATTTTAACAGCAGATGGAAGCACAATGTTTTGGAAATCTTCATGTAACATATGTCTAAAAAGTGGATGAAAAGCTTCACTAAGACCCTTTGCTGGCTTTTCCCTTGCATTTAAAATTGCCTTAAGATATATATCCAGAAACATTGGCTGTGAAAAGCAAAGGATCAGTTAAAAATTTCGGCACATAAAACTACATGAaatcaatttgaaaaaaaaaattaacagaaTAAATATCCCCTTTCATACATTatcatgaaaaaaataatctcTCACCTTGCATTGCTCAAACAAAGAAGATAATTTGCTTGAGGTACTTGAGAACTCCATCAACAACCATATTAACTCAGGACTATCTTTGTATGGGATACGTGCATCTTTAAGTTCCTCTATATACATTTTGTAAATGTCCGGTGCCTAGAAAGGAAacaagaaatatgaaattctatCAGAAAATAAGAATGTAAAATAAAGGTATGTGAATGATACTCATTAGAGAAGGTTCAACGGGCTAAACCTGAGAAAATAAGTGACAAAATGTCTTCTTGCAAGCCCTTCGCTCACGGAAAGATCTTTGCATAACAATATGAATTAATGATGCCTGCACTGTGGCAACTTTACACAATGCATTCTTCGAGACTGTAGCAAAATTACTCTTACTGAAAAGGAGACACGACCACTGGAGAAGTCTGTAGCAGCCAACATGTGATTGCACCCTCACTTGTCTTTCCATGACCTGAACAAGGGCTGCTGCAAAACTTTTCATGAAAGCAACCTCTTGTAAACCTTTTGTAATGATGTCATCAACAGCTTTCCTTGACCCACGATCATCATAAATGTAcaatgttttaattattatatctACCAACAGCAATGCAGGCTCTGTACCCATTTCTGCAGAATTCAAAATGACAAGTAATTTAAGAACAAGAGCATGTGCAGATGATCAGCCCAtatcaaaactgaaaaatattaTGTAATAAACTCAGTAAGCTCAATCTAATCATGGTATCAAATTATCTAAGGCCCAGTAGTTTTAAATGTTAAGTGCATAAATATTCACACAAAAAGCAAACGAAACTTTGTGTTTCTCAAAGATATAATTGACATAAAAAGTATTAGTTCCATATAGCATTTCCGGAAGCAAGAGTAATACGTAATCCTTCCTCTTCAttatttataacaaaataatcagaTAATTCATGATTCCATCCTTATTGCTCTAGAAAATTCATCAGCTCTGTTTGTTTGACACATCTGTTTCTTAGAAAATTATAAAGCAAAGAGACATATGCAGCGAAACTGTAAATTTCATTAAGAAACAATTTATAGAACCAGAAAGGTAAAATCAATGAACTTGCTCTTTGTACTAATAATTAAAGAATATTACATCACCTTTAACAGttcagcaaaaaaaaatttgcttcaAATTTCAACTCACGAAATTCAATATGTAATATGTTCATGTTATCTTTTTGCATTATGTGCGCACACAATACATTCACATTTCTTGAAACTTAGGTATGCATGCTGGCACGTACGAATGTAGATAAacagaaaattcaatttggtaatttattcagaaatgaaaatggaattaaagtaaaattgGAACCGAGAACTAAGCTCACGACTAACCTGAGTTGTTGAGAATGGACGAAATTTCGTCTCGGAAGATGCGAACCCGTTTCCTGGTCGATGGGGTGGAGACTGACCCGGCGATGGTGAGGAGAGACTCTGTTGGAGTCGCCATTGGAAACGGACGGGTAGATCCTAATGAAGGATCCGGTTGTGAATGAAGAAAGTTTACTTCAGTTGGTTAGGGTTTTAGGAGCCGGTGAGAGTGAAAGTCTGCTTCAGTTGCTTATATTTTCTCGCTGCTTGTCAGAGTTGAGGCTTGGAGGGAGTAGCATGAGGTCGAAGATAATGGGCTTTGGGCTCTTTGGgcttttgaagaaaataacgGCCATTGGAggaagcaaaaaagaaaagtaccccaaaaaaaaaagatatttagtaatatacccattcttaacattaatattataaataaattctatATCATTGAaattctataaacaaaccccaaaaaaaactcaaaaaatgacagctggcttgatgccctattgagtgttttaggtatttttatgagattttggggttgggcttattttaagaaattgatggcaattttgtaatttacaaGAAGTTAAtagcctctttgttatgttgtaaatgggctttggttgtatttctaaagtccatttcatatagggtatttttataatttgggcccctatattgggtataatagtgaatctcccaaaaaaaaaaaaaatgatgttATTATTGTTTTCCTGGTTAAACCAAGCAAGTAATCGAGTATAAATACAAATTGGTGGATttgaaaactaaacaaaatttggagcggtatttattttcaaggaaaaagaaCAACCCTAAAATCTCTTCTTCTCGCGACCATGGACATGGAAACCGACAAAGAAGGCTACTTAGAGTTATTTGTCAAGTGGTACGAGGATCCAGAAGTCCTCCTGGTGAAGAAGAGGTTAATTTCGCCCTCCACAACAAAAACGATAAACATCCTCGTTATAgggtttaattttaattatgtgTTTAATGATGTGGCATAGCCAAGTCAACAACTACATCAGTTGGTACACAAATATGGTACAAATAGATGGTCTACCTAGCATTACCCaagaaaaaagggaagttATTATTGTTTTCCTGGTTATACCAAGCAAGTAATCAGGTATAAATACAAATTCGTGGATTTGAAAACTAGACAAAAGTTGGAGCAGTATTTATTTCCAAGGAAAAAGAACAACAATGTTAAACGTAATGCATTTTTTCCTTGTAAGATGTATCAGTGGTTAGGTAGAATTGTGTCTCTTGAGAAGAGATATGTTTAGGAAGAGTTGTATCTCATTAGAAGTCTAGAGTTATGTCTGCAATTCTTGGAACTAATCCAGGAGTTATGTCTGTTATGAAAAGGTTTGAATGTTATTATAAATAGCCAATAAGATAGCTTAGTGTTGTTGTTGTCGTCGTCTCAAACAAAGCTGAGAAAAAAGCTCCCAACCCTAGCCCCCTTCTCTTCTAGCGCCGCCAGGGGGGAAGCGGTCACCAACCCTTCT comes from Prunus dulcis chromosome 6, ALMONDv2, whole genome shotgun sequence and encodes:
- the LOC117630739 gene encoding protein ILITYHIA isoform X2 encodes the protein MATPTESLLTIAGSVSTPSTRKRVRIFRDEISSILNNSEMGTEPALLLVDIIIKTLYIYDDRGSRKAVDDIITKGLQEVAFMKSFAAALVQVMERQVRVQSHVGCYRLLQWSCLLFSKSNFATVSKNALCKVATVQASLIHIVMQRSFRERRACKKTFCHLFSQAPDIYKMYIEELKDARIPYKDSPELIWLLMEFSSTSSKLSSLFEQCKPMFLDIYLKAILNAREKPAKGLSEAFHPLFRHMLHEDFQNIVLPSAVKMLKRNPEIVLESVGILLNSVNLDLSKYAIEILSVALPQARHADEGRRVGALAIIRCLSQKSSNPDALEAMFNAVKSVIGGSEGRLTFPYQRIGMINALQEMCNAPDGKHLNSLSQTLCSFLLSCYKDEGNEEVKLAILSALGLWAARSADAIQSDVVLFFSSGLKEKEALRRGHLRCLRAICKNTDAVFRISSLLEPLIQLVKTGFTKAAQRLDGIYALLLVVKIAAVDIKAEETVVKDKIWSLISQNEPSLVPISMASKMLTEDCMACVDLLEVMLVEHLQRVLDSFSLRLLSQLIIFFICHPCWEVRRMTYDATRRIVPAAPQLTEYLLVEFTNFMSVVAEKLRISNSSETDNSLDTQVPFLPSVEVSVKALVVISSAALPAAPRASMRVLFCAHHPYIVGTAKRDAVWRRVQKCLHTCGFDVISNILADVENLCKTLLGPMWLSSSNSFEQQAAISSLSTLMSIAPGETYAEFEKHLKSLPYRYSHDTLSENDVQIFHTPEGLLSSEQGVYIAESVAAKNMKQAKGRFRMYEDATDHGGSNHSAKVEPANGSTGKRETGKSAKKPGRTAKEEARELQLREESSIREKVQEIQKNLSSILKALGEMAIANPIFAHSQLPSLVNYVDPLLRSPIVNDVAFETVVKLARCTAPPLCNWALDIATALRLVVTEEVRLVGDMIASVGEAEANEKPYLSLFERIINGLSVSCKSGPLPVDSFTFVFPIMERILLCSKKTGLHDDVLRILYLHMDPLLPLPRLRMISVLYHVLGVVPAYQASVGPALNELCLGLRPDEVAPALYGVYAKDVHVRMACLSAVKCIPAVASRSLPQNVEVATSIWVALHDPEKSVAEAAEDLWDRYGYDFGTDYSGLFKALSHINYNVRFAAAEALAAALDECPDTIQESLSTLFSVYIRDAGLTEDNVDAGWLGRQGVALALHSSADVLRTKDLPVVMTFLISRALADPNADVRGRMITAGIMIIDKHGRDNVSLLFPIFENYLNKKASDEEKYDLVREGVVIFTGALAKHLAKDDPKVHTVVEKLLDVLNTPSEAVQRAVSACLSPLMQSKQDDGPALVSRLLDKLMKSDKYGERRGAAFGLAGVVKGFGISCLKKYGIVTLLQEGLVDRSSAKCREGALLGFECLCESLGRLFEPYVIQMLPLLLVSFSDQVVAVREGAECAARAMMSQLSAQGVKLVLPSLLKGLEDKAWRTKQSSVQLLGAMAYCAPQQLSQCLPKIVPKLTEVLTDTHPKVQSAGQTALQQVGSVIKNPEIASLVPTLLLGLTDPNDYTKYSLDILLQTTFINTIDAPSLALLVPIVHRGLRERSAETKKKAAQIVGNMCSLVTEPKDMIPYIGLLLPEVKKVLVDPIPEVRSVAARALGSLIRGMGEDHFPDLVPWLFDTLKSDNSNVERSGAAQGLSEVLAALGTKYFEHVLPDVIRNCSHQKASVRDGYLTLFKYLPRSLGVQFQNYLQQVLPSILDGLADENESVREAALGAGHVLVEHYATTSLPLLLPAVEDGIFNDSWRIRQSSVELLGDLLFKVAGTSGKALLEGGSDDEGASTEAHGRAIIEVLGREKRDEVLAALYMVRTDVSLSVRQAALHVWKTIVANTPKTLKEIMPVLMNTLIASLASSSSERRQVAGRSLGELVRKLGERVLPLIIPILSQGLKDSDTSRRQGVCIGLSEVMASAGKNQLLSFMDELIPTIRTALSDSMPEVRESAGLAFSTLYKSAGLQAIDEIVPTLLRALEDDQTSDTALDGLKQILSVRITAVLPHILPKLVHLPLTAFNAHALGAVAEVAGPGLNSHLGTVIPALLSAMGADEKEVQTLAREAAETVVLVIDEEGVESLISELVRAVSDSQASIRRSSSYLIGYFFKNSKLYLVDEAPNMISTLIVLLSDSDSATVAISWEALSRVVSSVPKEVLPSYIKLVRDAVSTSRDKERRKKKGGPILIPGFCLPKALQPLLPIFLQGLISGSAELREQAALGLGELIEVTSEQALKEFVIPITGPLIRIIGDRFPWQVKSAILSTLAIMIRKGGMALKPFLPQLQTTFVKCLQDNTRIVRSSAALALGKLSALSTRVDPLVGDLLSSLQASDSGVREASLSALEGVLKHAGKSLSSAVRTRVYLHLKDLIRNDDDQVRISAASILGITSQYVEDDQLSELLQELSNLPLSLSWSARHGSILTISSMLRHNPSVICTSPEFPSILDQLKSALTDEKFPLRETSTKAFGRLLIHKFRSDPSNSSVHSDIISSLVSALHDDSSEVRRKALSAIKAGSKENSSAILAHMNIIGPALAECLKDGSTPVRLAAERCALHAFQLTKGPENVQAAQKFITGLDARRISKIPENSDDSDSEGLASG